The Aedes aegypti strain LVP_AGWG chromosome 3, AaegL5.0 Primary Assembly, whole genome shotgun sequence genome contains a region encoding:
- the LOC5574865 gene encoding uncharacterized protein LOC5574865, which produces MDHDYCSEPPASSAADVAEYTDVEYLIEEYEHAKPHLPAPANETVVDTDVKGTGENARRCDCAQKRARMERETKRLRRMVALERQRCRMLKARLRKLREELRVLRAIRKRQEARNVALLKRTIRKILYFGNYAF; this is translated from the exons ATGGATCACGATTACTGCAGTGAGCCCCCGGCCAGCAGTGCCGCTGATGTCGCCGAATACACCGATGTGGAATATCTGATCGAGGAGTACGAACACGCCAAGCCTCATCTTCCGGCGCCGGCGAACGAAACCGTGGTCGACACCGATGTGAAAGGGACAGGTGAAAATG CAAGACGGTGCGATTGCGCTCAGAAGCGTGCCCGGATGGAGAGAGAAACGAAACGTCTCCGGCGGATGGTGGCCTTAGAGCGACAAAGATGCCGAATGCTGAAAGCTAGATTGCGGAAACTACGAGAAGAGCTACGGGTGCTTCGGGCAATCAGGAAACGACAGGAAGCAAGGAATGTGGCTCTTCTTAAGCGTACCATTCGGAAAATTCTGTACTTCGGGAATTATGCCTTTTGA
- the LOC5574866 gene encoding 60S ribosomal protein L17 has protein sequence MGRYAKEPDNPAKSCKARGSNLRVHFKNTRETALAIKRMPLRRAQKFLKNVCEKKECVPFRRFNGGVGRCAQAKHWNTSVGRWPKKSAEFLLQLLKNAEANADYRGLDVDRLVVDHIQVNRAPCLRRRTYRAHGRINPYMSSPCHIELSLTEKEDVVTKAAENEPAKKKLSKKKLQRQKEKMMRNE, from the exons ATGGGTCGCTACGCAAAGGAACCAGATAATCCCGCTAAGTCGTGCAAGGCTCGCGGATCGAACCTCCGGGTGCATTTCAAG AACACCCGCGAAACGGCGCTAGCCATCAAGCGTATGCCTCTGCGCCGTGCCCAGAAGTTCCTGAAGAACGTCTGCGAGAAGAAGGAGTGCGTTCCATTCCGTCGCTTCAACGGTGGTGTCGGTCGCTGCGCCCAGGCCAAGCACTGGAACACATCCGTTGGCCGTTGGCCCAAGAAATCGGCCGAGTTCCTGCTGCAGCTGTTGAAGAACGCCGAAGCCAACGCCGACTACCGGGGACTGGACGTTGACCGGCTGGTCGTCGACCACATCCAAGTTAACCGGGCGCCGTGCCTCCGTCGTCGTACGTATCGTGCCCACGGTCGCATCAACCCGTACATGTCCTCGCCGTGTCACATCGAGCTGTCCCTCACCGAGAAGGAGGATGTTGTGACCAAGGCCGCCGAGAACGAACCCGCTAAGAAGAAGTTGTCCAAGAAGAAGCTCCAGCGGCAGAAGGAGAAGATGATGCGTAACGAGTAA